One stretch of Camelus bactrianus isolate YW-2024 breed Bactrian camel chromosome 21, ASM4877302v1, whole genome shotgun sequence DNA includes these proteins:
- the GLUL gene encoding glutamine synthetase isoform X1 — translation MWLGTPSTMATSASSHLNKGIKQVYMSLPQGEKVQAMYIWIDGTGEGLRCKTRTLDCEPKCIEELPEWNFDGSSTFQSEGSNSDMYLVPAAMFRDPFRKDPNKLVFCEVFKYNRKPAETNLRHTCKRIMDMVCNQHPWFGMEQEYTLMGTDGHPFGWPSNGFPGPQGPYYCGVGADKAYGRDIVEAHYRACLYAGIKIGGTNAEVMPAQWEFQIGPCEGIDMGDHLWVARFILHRVCEDFGVIATFDPKPIPGNWNGAGCHTNFSTKAMREENGLKYIEEAIEKLSRRHQYHIRAYDPKGGLDNARRLTGFHETSNINDFSAGVANRGASIRIPRTVGQEKKGYFEDRRPSANCDPFAVTEALIRTCLLNETGDEPFQYKN, via the exons ATGTGGCTGGG aACACCTTCGACCATGGCCACCTCAGCGAGCTCCCACTTGAACAAAGGCATCAAGCAGGTGTACATGTCCCTGCCTCAGGGTGAGAAGGTCCAGGCTATGTACATCTGGATTGACGGTACCGGAGAAGGACTGCGCTGCAAGACCCGGACCCTGGACTGTGAGCCCAAGTGTATAGAAG AGTTGCCTGAGTGGAACTTTGATGGCTCTAGTACCTTTCAGTCTGAAGGCTCCAACAGTGACATGTATCTCGTCCCTGCTGCCATGTTTCGGGACCCTTTCCGCAAGGACCCCAACAAGCTGGTATTCTGTGAAGTCTTCAAGTACAACCGAAAGCCTGCAG agacCAATTTAAGGCACACCTGTAAACGGATAATGGACATGGTGTGCAACCAGCACCCCTGGTTTGGAATGGAGCAGGAATACACTCTGATGGGCACAGATGGGCACCCCTTTGGTTGGCCTTCCAATGGCTTCCCTGGGCCCCAAG GTCCCTACTACTGTGGCGTGGGAGCAGACAAAGCCTACGGCAGGGACATCGTGGAGGCTCACTACCGGGCCTGCCTGTACGCCGGCATCAAGATCGGGGGCACGAATGCCGAGGTCATGCCTGCCCAG TGGGAGTTCCAGATAGGACCCTGCGAAGGAATCGACATGGGCGATCATCTCTGGGTGGCCCGTTTCATCCTGCACCGCGTGTGCGAAGACTTCGGCGTGATTGCCACCTTTGACCCTAAGCCCATTCCTGGGAACTGGAACGGCGCTGGCTGCCACACCAACTTCAGCACCAAGGCCATGCGAGAGGAGAATGGCCTGAA GTACATCGAGGAGGCCATCGAGAAACTGAGCAGGCGGCACCAGTACCACATCCGAGCCTACGATCCCAAGGGGGGCCTGGACAACGCCCGGCGCCTAACTGGATTCCACGAAACCTCCAACATCAACGACTTTTCTGCCGGCGTGGCCAACCGTGGTGCTAGCATCCGCATTCCCCGGACTGTCGGCCAGGAGAAGAAGGGTTACTTTGAAGACCGTCGCCCCTCTGCCAACTGTGACCCCTTTGCGGTGACAGAAGCCCTCATCCGCACGTGTCTTCTCAACGAAACTGGCGATGAGCCCTTCCAGTACAAAAACTAA
- the GLUL gene encoding glutamine synthetase isoform X2, with product MATSASSHLNKGIKQVYMSLPQGEKVQAMYIWIDGTGEGLRCKTRTLDCEPKCIEELPEWNFDGSSTFQSEGSNSDMYLVPAAMFRDPFRKDPNKLVFCEVFKYNRKPAETNLRHTCKRIMDMVCNQHPWFGMEQEYTLMGTDGHPFGWPSNGFPGPQGPYYCGVGADKAYGRDIVEAHYRACLYAGIKIGGTNAEVMPAQWEFQIGPCEGIDMGDHLWVARFILHRVCEDFGVIATFDPKPIPGNWNGAGCHTNFSTKAMREENGLKYIEEAIEKLSRRHQYHIRAYDPKGGLDNARRLTGFHETSNINDFSAGVANRGASIRIPRTVGQEKKGYFEDRRPSANCDPFAVTEALIRTCLLNETGDEPFQYKN from the exons ATGGCCACCTCAGCGAGCTCCCACTTGAACAAAGGCATCAAGCAGGTGTACATGTCCCTGCCTCAGGGTGAGAAGGTCCAGGCTATGTACATCTGGATTGACGGTACCGGAGAAGGACTGCGCTGCAAGACCCGGACCCTGGACTGTGAGCCCAAGTGTATAGAAG AGTTGCCTGAGTGGAACTTTGATGGCTCTAGTACCTTTCAGTCTGAAGGCTCCAACAGTGACATGTATCTCGTCCCTGCTGCCATGTTTCGGGACCCTTTCCGCAAGGACCCCAACAAGCTGGTATTCTGTGAAGTCTTCAAGTACAACCGAAAGCCTGCAG agacCAATTTAAGGCACACCTGTAAACGGATAATGGACATGGTGTGCAACCAGCACCCCTGGTTTGGAATGGAGCAGGAATACACTCTGATGGGCACAGATGGGCACCCCTTTGGTTGGCCTTCCAATGGCTTCCCTGGGCCCCAAG GTCCCTACTACTGTGGCGTGGGAGCAGACAAAGCCTACGGCAGGGACATCGTGGAGGCTCACTACCGGGCCTGCCTGTACGCCGGCATCAAGATCGGGGGCACGAATGCCGAGGTCATGCCTGCCCAG TGGGAGTTCCAGATAGGACCCTGCGAAGGAATCGACATGGGCGATCATCTCTGGGTGGCCCGTTTCATCCTGCACCGCGTGTGCGAAGACTTCGGCGTGATTGCCACCTTTGACCCTAAGCCCATTCCTGGGAACTGGAACGGCGCTGGCTGCCACACCAACTTCAGCACCAAGGCCATGCGAGAGGAGAATGGCCTGAA GTACATCGAGGAGGCCATCGAGAAACTGAGCAGGCGGCACCAGTACCACATCCGAGCCTACGATCCCAAGGGGGGCCTGGACAACGCCCGGCGCCTAACTGGATTCCACGAAACCTCCAACATCAACGACTTTTCTGCCGGCGTGGCCAACCGTGGTGCTAGCATCCGCATTCCCCGGACTGTCGGCCAGGAGAAGAAGGGTTACTTTGAAGACCGTCGCCCCTCTGCCAACTGTGACCCCTTTGCGGTGACAGAAGCCCTCATCCGCACGTGTCTTCTCAACGAAACTGGCGATGAGCCCTTCCAGTACAAAAACTAA